From a region of the Lactuca sativa cultivar Salinas chromosome 4, Lsat_Salinas_v11, whole genome shotgun sequence genome:
- the LOC111921869 gene encoding uncharacterized protein LOC111921869, translated as MNLKLGDGSVFDEEMKESEGVFGLGSFLRKAFETKRVLVSKYEMGWFKERFASIRLKNNLSVNPLITPIATQPPSPSRLATSKKNLDEKEILDTFRKVEVNIPLLDAIKQIPRHAKFLKELCTNKIKLKGNEKISMNENASAVLQRKLPPKCKDPGMFTIPCKIGDVTFSSAMLDLGASINVMCYSVYESLNAGPLSETGVIISLADKSSVFPRGVLEDVLVQVNQLVFPTDFYVIELDEQVSLKSGIILLGRPFFKTARTKIDVYIGSLTMQFDDETISFNIYDAMRYPSDVSSLCFVDVIEPMTQELFELCHDDMLEMNLSKGFDCAKLAKKLKLYSLEPEIERLVNNLENKKTTQFSVKQIELPQTHTRLPPSLVQPPELELKVLPQHLKYAYLGDNETPPVIISTHLTK; from the exons ATGAATCTCAAATTGGGTGATGGAtcggtttttgatgaagaaatgaaagaaaGTGAAGGTGTTTTCGGTCTTGGAAGCTTCTTGAGGAAGGCTTTCGAAACCAAGAGAGTTCTAGTGAGTAAATACGAAATGGGGTGGTTTAAGGAAAGATTTGCTAGCATAAGATTGAAAAACAACTTGAGTGTAAA CCCTCTAATAACACCAATAGCCACTCAACCACCATCCCCCTCCCGACTTGCAACTTCAAAGAAGAATTTGGATGAGAAAGAGATCTTGGACACCTTCCGAAAGGTGGAAGTAAACATTCCCTTACTTGATGCAATCAAACAAATTCCGagacatgcaaaattcttgaagGAGCTTTGCACAAACAAGATAAAGTTGAAAGGAAATGAGAAAATCTCGATGAACGAAAATGCATCCGCGGTTTTGCAAAGGAAGCTTCCACCCAAGTGTAAAGATCCCGGAATGTTCACAATCCCTTGCAAGATTGGAGATGTCACCTTTAGTAGTGCTATGCTTGATCTTGGTGCCTCTATCAATGTCATGTGTTACTCGGTGTATGAATCATTGAATGCCGGACCCTTAAGCGAAACCGGTGTCATAATATCTCTTGCGGATAAATCAAGTGTCTTTCCTAGAGGTGTTTTGGAAGATGTCCTAGTACAAGTAAACCAATTGGTCTTCCCGacggatttctatgtgattgaacTAGATGAACAAGTGTCCTTAAAATCGGGTATAATCTTACTTGGGAGACCATTTTTTAAGACGGCTAGAACaaagattgatgtgtatataggaAGTTTGACAATGCAGTTTGATGATGAAACAATAAGTTTTAACATTTATGACGCTATGAGATATCCTAGTGATGTTTCCTCTTTGTGTTTTGTTGATGTTATTGAACCAATGACTCAAGAGTTGTTCGAGTTGTGTCATGATGACATGTTGGAGATGAACTTGAGCAAGGGGTTTGACTGTGCAAAACTAGCCAAGAAATTGAAGCTTTACTCACTAGAACCCGAAATTGAAAGATTAGTCAACAATTTGGAAAACAAGAAGACCACCCAATTTAGTGTGAAGCAAATTGAATTACCTCAAACTCACACGAGATTGCCACCCTCCCTTGTCCAACCGCCCGAATTAGAATTGAAGGTCCTCCCTCAACATTTGAAGTATGCGTACTTGGGAGACAACGAGACTCCCCCGGTTATCATTTCAACTCACCTAACCAAGTGA